The genomic stretch TATAATCAAGCATAGACGTGCAGTTTGGCAGTATCTCTCGGCATTTCTCTAGCCTCGTAATTGGTTTCATTATGATGGTTTTATGATGTGAAGACTGgttatattatttcattttcaggTTGCTGGCCCCTTATATTTCCACTGGGATATTGTTAGAAGTGTTCAAGCTATGGCTAAAGGGTTGTAAAACCATTACCCTCGATGTACCACTGTTATTTGAGGCCAACATGGACAAGTGGACTAAACCCATTATTGTGGTTTGGGTGGACCCTCAGACTCAACTCGAACGGCTCATGTCAAGAGATGGAACAACAGCTGAGGAGGCCAACAGTCGGATCAATGCACAGATGCCTCTGGATTTGAAGAAGACGAAAGCAGACGTTGTGATTGATAACTCAGGGTCACTGGATGATCTGAACGAACGTTTCAGAGAAGCATTGGCTGATGTCAAAAGACCTCTGACGTGGGCCGAGTTTGGGCTTTGTCGAGATGGAGCTCTTGTAGCGTTTGTTTCCATTCTTTGCTGCGTTATCGTATGCAGGAAAGTTTTTTTGTAGCTGTTTTAATGTGCGGGTTGATTGCTCATGGAAATTTCTTGAAATTTGTATATCTGCATTGTGGGATTAACATATAACGTGAGGTAAAGCACCTGCACATGTGGGATTTGTATGTCGTTAAAAAGAaactaatataaataaaaagaaacctGTTTCTGCAACAGCTCTGATTTCTCAGATGACCTTAATtgttatttttggttttttgggTTAAGTGATGATTTTAGGTTGCATGCATTGGTTCAAGTTATAATTGTAATTTGATCAAGGTTTTCTACAATTTTTAATTTCCTTCAATATAATTCATGGAAAATAGTATCATCCGTACTATCGAATGCATTTGGCAAATAGTATAATTTCCTTCAATTTTGATAGAAATTGGACTAGAAATTCAAATGACGCATCCATACTAACGAATGCATTCGGTGATTCTGCCTTGCACTCCATATCACAAGCTCAATCGTTTCATGATCTCGATAGGGAGAGGAGTGTGTGCTTTCACCTTAGACACTGCCTACGGAGATTTCATTCTGACTCACGAAAACATCGAGATTTCAAAAGCCGGTAGAATCTACTCCTTCAATGAAGTATCTACATGAACCCGAGGAAACAGGTACCAAATCCAGacaagaaaatatttcattcatgcATTGCTAGTTTCCTGCCTATACACCGTTAATGTTTGAACCAAATGAAAATACTACGTATGAATACTTATAGTGCATTTACACATAATGCAGTAAAAAATAAtcatcctagcaaatcttaaATAGCAAATGTGAATGTCAGTGTTATCGGAATGAAGAGGCTTTCTCGAGCCCATCATGGCCTATCGGATAAGTTAATTCTGAGCAAAGTTCCTTCTCTGATTTTTTACTGCAAACAGAGGAAAACTATGCTTCAAGAAGAGCAATGCATCACAACATATATTGACCAGGCATAGTAGGGGGAGAAAAATTACCAGGACTGACAATTGTAATACATTTTGTAACAGATCTTGTAGACGAAACAGGATCAATCCCTGCTAAAGTAAATCATTAAAGAAATGTCAGCATTGAAGCACAAGGCTTTACTAAAACAACACAAATATTTAACTTCATACCAACTAAGTTCATATTTGTATCCCCTATAAGTCCTGCCATGGTTGATGAGTATTCTGATGTGATTTGTGTAGtgcctatttcattttttccaGACCTGAAATGGTGGGGGCACAAAGATTAGCTAGCTTACATAGAAAACAATTGGATAGTGAAGagaataattcaccaaaaaaTTACCCTGAACAGGAATCTGGTGAAGCAGCAAATTCTTGACCTGAAGATAAAGGCAAGTCACCTCCAATATCAAAGTCCAACAGAAACTCTGAAAGGTTGAAATCCAAACCAAGGCTAtctaagtttggaaaatccaagTCAAGAATATCTCCTTTTTTCTCAGATTCAGATGTTGAGTTGCCATCAGTTGTCTGATTCTCCGTGACCATTGGCATTTCAGAAGAGCCAAAGTCAAGCCTTCCCTTAACATGGCCGTTCACGTTAGTCCTCTTCAAATTTGACTTAAGAGGCGAGCAAGTGATTTGGTTTTTCTCTATTGAGTAATAAGCTATTTGCTTGTTGGGGCTCACGCGAATGGTCTCTGAGGAGATTATAGTGCAGTTAGCAGAGATAATCTGTTGGGGAGCAACATCTTTACTCGAGGTAGCAGTTGAAATTTCTAAAGGAGAAGCGGATTTTTCAGGTTGAGAAGTAGTAGATGCTCGTGGGGGTGTTTTAGGGACA from Salvia splendens isolate huo1 chromosome 4, SspV2, whole genome shotgun sequence encodes the following:
- the LOC121798109 gene encoding dephospho-CoA kinase-like: MRIVGLTGGIGSGKSTVSNLFKAHGIPVVDADVVARNVLKKGTGGWRKVVAAFGNEILLPSGEVDRPKLGQIVFNDPDKRQLLNRLLAPYISTGILLEVFKLWLKGCKTITLDVPLLFEANMDKWTKPIIVVWVDPQTQLERLMSRDGTTAEEANSRINAQMPLDLKKTKADVVIDNSGSLDDLNERFREALADVKRPLTWAEFGLCRDGALVAFVSILCCVIVCRKVFL